The Etheostoma cragini isolate CJK2018 chromosome 5, CSU_Ecrag_1.0, whole genome shotgun sequence genome contains a region encoding:
- the LOC117944422 gene encoding T-cell ecto-ADP-ribosyltransferase 1-like isoform X1 gives MAILSVILAAVLLAYEVSTGILMMPSKSGAVAGENDVLPLDMAKNSVDDMYEGCKDKMKKKATQYLMNEKNKDKNFKEVWDSTKKYVLDKFKKGKTNLLQKDQLVALYYYTSGKDKAYLDFNNKVRTQRSEYKTKFGYHALHFYLTTAIRTLQKEKKMNKECLTGYRRVDMYFSQDVTNQEIRFGSFTSASMGRYLNNNTFGDKSCFEIITCMGADISNYLRCTIK, from the exons ATGGCAATTTTGTCAGTAATTTTGGCAGCAGTGCTTCTCGCTTATGAAGTCTCTACAGGAATTCTAATG ATGCCCAGTAAATCTGGTGCTGTAGCTGGGGAAAACGATGTGCTTCCACTGGACATGGCTAAAAACTCTGTTGACGACATGTACGAAGGGTGCAAAgataaaatgaagaagaaggCAACACAGTACCTGATGAATGAgaagaacaaagacaaaaacttcAAAGAAGTCTGGGACAGCACAAAGAAATATGTACTCGATAAATTTAAGAAAGGGAAAACCAATTTACTACAAAAGGATCAGCTTGTAGCTCTTTATTATTACACTTCTGGCAAAGACAAAGCGTATCTTGATTTTAACAATAAAGTTCGAACCCAGAGATCTGAGTATAAGACCAAATTCGGGTATCACGCACTTCACTTTTACTTGACTACTGCCATTCGTActcttcaaaaagaaaaaaagatgaataaagaaTGTCTCACTGGCTACCGCAGAGTTGACATGTACTTTAGCCAAGATGTTACAAACCAAGAGATTCGCTTTGGCTCTTTCACCTCAGCCTCAATGGGTCGTTACCTCAACAACAATACGTTCGGAGACAAGTCATGCTTTGAGATTATCACCTGCATGGGAGCAGATATCTCCAATTATTTGAGGTGTACTATAAAGTGA
- the LOC117944422 gene encoding T-cell ecto-ADP-ribosyltransferase 1-like isoform X2: protein MFYCILHPLFHFLNCILSRPILYPDRVVPLKGLSARLNKLPEIVLSNSGVSRFLLWWKMAILSVILAAVLLAYEVSTGILMASKSGAVAGENDVLPLDMAKNSVDDMYEGCKDKMKKKATQYLMNEKNKDKNFKEVWDSTKKYVLDKFKKGKTNLLQKDQLVALYYYTSGKDKAYLDFNNKVRTQRSEYKTKFGYHALHFYLTTAIRTLQKEKKMNKECLTGYRRVDMYFSQDVTNQEIRFGSFTSASMGRYLNNNTFGDKSCFEIITCMGADISNYLRCTIK, encoded by the exons ATGTTTTACTGTATCTTACACCCACTTTTTCACTTCCTTAATTGTATCTTAAGTAGGCCTATACTGTACCCAGACCGTGTTGTCCCATTGAAGGGTCTTTCTGCTCGACTCAACAAGTTGCCAGAGATTGTTTTATCTAACAGCGGTGTCTCCAGGTTTCTGCTTTGGTGGAAGATGGCAATTTTGTCAGTAATTTTGGCAGCAGTGCTTCTCGCTTATGAAGTCTCTACAGGAATTCTAATGG CCAGTAAATCTGGTGCTGTAGCTGGGGAAAACGATGTGCTTCCACTGGACATGGCTAAAAACTCTGTTGACGACATGTACGAAGGGTGCAAAgataaaatgaagaagaaggCAACACAGTACCTGATGAATGAgaagaacaaagacaaaaacttcAAAGAAGTCTGGGACAGCACAAAGAAATATGTACTCGATAAATTTAAGAAAGGGAAAACCAATTTACTACAAAAGGATCAGCTTGTAGCTCTTTATTATTACACTTCTGGCAAAGACAAAGCGTATCTTGATTTTAACAATAAAGTTCGAACCCAGAGATCTGAGTATAAGACCAAATTCGGGTATCACGCACTTCACTTTTACTTGACTACTGCCATTCGTActcttcaaaaagaaaaaaagatgaataaagaaTGTCTCACTGGCTACCGCAGAGTTGACATGTACTTTAGCCAAGATGTTACAAACCAAGAGATTCGCTTTGGCTCTTTCACCTCAGCCTCAATGGGTCGTTACCTCAACAACAATACGTTCGGAGACAAGTCATGCTTTGAGATTATCACCTGCATGGGAGCAGATATCTCCAATTATTTGAGGTGTACTATAAAGTGA
- the LOC117944399 gene encoding interleukin-6 receptor subunit beta isoform X3, which yields MNIWSSKLHLATWTVMSFLCVFSDEVMVRDSDLKLCEKDKRVCVTDLRDCAPQPPASIQKTLNMSCCYQISQSSITCEWSQEFNSYTEPDVSLIFSSEDTIISCQGIFNPAAVLNVTARIKNYMMGREVWSQPHTVFLYDAVKPSQPVLTVLGSTEDSIVVSWRSNVGNGCCRLCYRVDNTHTWTQVPGYVPARRDETLTYTIRDLLTFTVYRAAVACREDSGIWSDWSSDVSTRTLDRVPSKPPEVCYRVETTDSGGSFLLHLMWKELDLRDAGGRVLGYQVSYKPVKKQQLQERIIQNVTDVTAFLVVEEGNCSVTVTAFNTAGCGPAAHLRIDTQARNTLPSVTSLWVSSSFPAINGLLVQWESPTASPSVPPVSHLAVQWRHETRPSTSRWTTEDNKITSTVIQDVDPDESYLISVFPIYPHQQCGPPQFLPASLQQGALMEPVQLKVGGVTKTTVTVVWVWQRKAGPIRVNRYRVMLTKESESKTLSLWPPQWQLTFNNLEPNTEYSLLLLADDVSRNIIPVRTDFDEMPAVATATPLLLLAVIVFITSILSRTVKLQRETSWILRRSK from the exons ATGAACATTTGGTCTTCAAAACTGCACCTTGCTACGTGGACTGTGATGagcttcctctgtgtgttttctgatg aggTGATGGTGAGGGACTCTGACTTGAAGCTGTGTGAGAAGGACAAGCGAGTGTGTGTCACTGACCTCAGAGACTGTGCCCCTCAACCTCCTGCATCTATACAGA AGACGCTGAACATGTCCTGTTGCTACCAGATATCACAGAGCTCCATAACATGTGAGTGGAGTCAGGAGTTTAACAGCTACACTGAGCCTGACGTTTCTCTCATCTTCAGCAG cgaAGATACAATCATATCTTGTCAGGGAATCTTCAACCCAGCAGCTGTCCTCAACGTAACCGCCAGGATCAAAAACTACATGATGGGAAGGGAGGTCTGGTCCCAGCCtcatactgtatttctttatgATGCAG TCAAACCTTCTCAGCCTGTATTAACTGTACTTGGCTCCACTGAGGACTCTATTGTTGTGTCTTGGAGAAGCAATGTTGGCAACGGCTGTTGTCGGCTTTGCTATAGAGTCGACAACACTCACACATGGACCCAG GTTCCGGGTTATGTTCCTGCACGTCGAGATGAGACACTGACCTACACAATCAGAGACCTCCTGACGTTTACCGTCTACAGAGCTGCTGTGGCCTGCAGAGAGGACTCCGGCATCTGGAGCGACTGGAGTTCTGACGTCAGCACGAGGACGCTGGACAGAG TGCCCTCCAAGCCTCCAGAGGTGTGTTACAGAGTGGAGACAACAGACTCTGGTGGATCTTTTCTCCTTCATCTCATGTGGAAG GAACTTGACCTCCGTGATGCCGGAGGTCGTGTCCTTGGATACCAGGTGAGCTACAAGCCAGTGAAGAAGCAGCAACTGCAGGAAAgaataattcaaaatgttacgGACGTAACGGCGTTCCTGGTGGTGGAAGAGGGGAACTGCAGTGTCACAGTTACCGCTTTCAATACGGCCGGCTGTGGACCTGCCGCGCATCTCAGGATTGACACACAAGCCCGGAACA CTCTCCCGTCAGTCACAAGCTTGTGGGTGTCCAGTTCTTTCCCTGCTATAAATGGCCTGTTGGTCCAATGGGAGAGTCCCACAGCCTCGCCCTCTGTCCCGCCTGTCAGTCATCTTGCTGTCCAGTGGCGCCATGAGACTCGTCCATCCACCAGCCGCTGGACCACAGAGGACAACAAAATCACCTCCACTGTCATACAAG ATGTTGACCCTGATGAGTCCTACCTGATCAGTGTGTTCCCCATCTACCCCCATCAGCAGTGTGGACCTCCTCAGTTTCTGCCTGCCAGTCTGCAGCAGGGAG cACTGATGGAGCCGGTCCAACTGAAGGTGGGGGGCGTGACCAAAACCACAGTGACAGTGGTGTGGGTGTGGCAGAGGAAGGCTGGACCAATCAGAGTCAACAGATACAGAGTCATGCTGACAAAAGAATCAGAGAGCAAAA CGCTGTCTTTGTGGCCACCCCAATGGCAGCTCACCTTTAACAACCTGGAACCCAACACTGAGTATTCCCTTCTCCTATTGGCTGATGATGTTTCTAGAAACATCATCCCTGTGAGGACAGACTTTG ATGAGATGCCAGCGGTGGCTACAGCGACTCCTCTGTTGCTGCTGGCTGTCATTGTGTTCATCACCTCTATCCTGTCCAGGACTGT AAAACTGCAGAGAGAAACCTCCTGGATATTGAGGCGTTCCAAGTGA
- the LOC117944399 gene encoding interleukin-6 receptor subunit beta isoform X1: MNIWSSKLHLATWTVMSFLCVFSDEVMVRDSDLKLCEKDKRVCVTDLRDCAPQPPASIQKTLNMSCCYQISQSSITCEWSQEFNSYTEPDVSLIFSSEDTIISCQGIFNPAAVLNVTARIKNYMMGREVWSQPHTVFLYDAVKPSQPVLTVLGSTEDSIVVSWRSNVGNGCCRLCYRVDNTHTWTQVPGYVPARRDETLTYTIRDLLTFTVYRAAVACREDSGIWSDWSSDVSTRTLDRVPSKPPEVCYRVETTDSGGSFLLHLMWKELDLRDAGGRVLGYQVSYKPVKKQQLQERIIQNVTDVTAFLVVEEGNCSVTVTAFNTAGCGPAAHLRIDTQARNTLPSVTSLWVSSSFPAINGLLVQWESPTASPSVPPVSHLAVQWRHETRPSTSRWTTEDNKITSTVIQDVDPDESYLISVFPIYPHQQCGPPQFLPASLQQGALMEPVQLKVGGVTKTTVTVVWVWQRKAGPIRVNRYRVMLTKESESKTLSLWPPQWQLTFNNLEPNTEYSLLLLADDVSRNIIPVRTDFDEMPAVATATPLLLLAVIVFITSILSRTVYKSYFFPPISSPQGSTAGQWLMDPNHLKTAERNLLDIEAFQVTDILGQKSLITVCPDSQPSSEDLRGDTSLLSISHLIIKPSSLELDPDYISDAPVITEDRLVSLQSYHADYTVSCHLPDTVCLNKDSCVADTALLHQTHEGNSYFPQKKEESGFSRETALKCNFCEFIPNSHCAYQLACEAEYVSSFLGKTDV, from the exons ATGAACATTTGGTCTTCAAAACTGCACCTTGCTACGTGGACTGTGATGagcttcctctgtgtgttttctgatg aggTGATGGTGAGGGACTCTGACTTGAAGCTGTGTGAGAAGGACAAGCGAGTGTGTGTCACTGACCTCAGAGACTGTGCCCCTCAACCTCCTGCATCTATACAGA AGACGCTGAACATGTCCTGTTGCTACCAGATATCACAGAGCTCCATAACATGTGAGTGGAGTCAGGAGTTTAACAGCTACACTGAGCCTGACGTTTCTCTCATCTTCAGCAG cgaAGATACAATCATATCTTGTCAGGGAATCTTCAACCCAGCAGCTGTCCTCAACGTAACCGCCAGGATCAAAAACTACATGATGGGAAGGGAGGTCTGGTCCCAGCCtcatactgtatttctttatgATGCAG TCAAACCTTCTCAGCCTGTATTAACTGTACTTGGCTCCACTGAGGACTCTATTGTTGTGTCTTGGAGAAGCAATGTTGGCAACGGCTGTTGTCGGCTTTGCTATAGAGTCGACAACACTCACACATGGACCCAG GTTCCGGGTTATGTTCCTGCACGTCGAGATGAGACACTGACCTACACAATCAGAGACCTCCTGACGTTTACCGTCTACAGAGCTGCTGTGGCCTGCAGAGAGGACTCCGGCATCTGGAGCGACTGGAGTTCTGACGTCAGCACGAGGACGCTGGACAGAG TGCCCTCCAAGCCTCCAGAGGTGTGTTACAGAGTGGAGACAACAGACTCTGGTGGATCTTTTCTCCTTCATCTCATGTGGAAG GAACTTGACCTCCGTGATGCCGGAGGTCGTGTCCTTGGATACCAGGTGAGCTACAAGCCAGTGAAGAAGCAGCAACTGCAGGAAAgaataattcaaaatgttacgGACGTAACGGCGTTCCTGGTGGTGGAAGAGGGGAACTGCAGTGTCACAGTTACCGCTTTCAATACGGCCGGCTGTGGACCTGCCGCGCATCTCAGGATTGACACACAAGCCCGGAACA CTCTCCCGTCAGTCACAAGCTTGTGGGTGTCCAGTTCTTTCCCTGCTATAAATGGCCTGTTGGTCCAATGGGAGAGTCCCACAGCCTCGCCCTCTGTCCCGCCTGTCAGTCATCTTGCTGTCCAGTGGCGCCATGAGACTCGTCCATCCACCAGCCGCTGGACCACAGAGGACAACAAAATCACCTCCACTGTCATACAAG ATGTTGACCCTGATGAGTCCTACCTGATCAGTGTGTTCCCCATCTACCCCCATCAGCAGTGTGGACCTCCTCAGTTTCTGCCTGCCAGTCTGCAGCAGGGAG cACTGATGGAGCCGGTCCAACTGAAGGTGGGGGGCGTGACCAAAACCACAGTGACAGTGGTGTGGGTGTGGCAGAGGAAGGCTGGACCAATCAGAGTCAACAGATACAGAGTCATGCTGACAAAAGAATCAGAGAGCAAAA CGCTGTCTTTGTGGCCACCCCAATGGCAGCTCACCTTTAACAACCTGGAACCCAACACTGAGTATTCCCTTCTCCTATTGGCTGATGATGTTTCTAGAAACATCATCCCTGTGAGGACAGACTTTG ATGAGATGCCAGCGGTGGCTACAGCGACTCCTCTGTTGCTGCTGGCTGTCATTGTGTTCATCACCTCTATCCTGTCCAGGACTGT GTACAAGTCGTACTTCTTCCCCCCCATCTCCAGCCCCCAGGGCAGTACGGCAGGCCAGTGGCTGATGGACCCAAACCACCTG AAAACTGCAGAGAGAAACCTCCTGGATATTGAGGCGTTCCAAGTGACAGACATACTCGGACAGAAGAGTCTCATCACGGTCTGTCCGGACTCCCAGCCCTCCTCAGAGGACCTACGTGGAGACACCTCTCTGCTATCGATCAGCCACCTCATCATCAAACCGTCAAGCCTAGAACTGGACCCAGACTATATTTCCGATGCTCCCGTGATCACAGAGGACCGGCTGGTTTCTCTCCAGTCCTACCACGCTGACTACACAGTGAGCTGCCACCTTCCTGACACAGTTTGCCTAAATAAGGACAGCTGTGTGGCCGACACGGCTCTGCTGCATCAGACACATGAAGGCAACAGCTACTTTCCtcagaaaaaggaagagagtgGTTTTTCTAGGGAAACTGCactgaaatgtaatttttgtgaATTCATTCCAAACAGTCATTGTGCTTATCAGTTAGCCTGTGAAGCTGAGTATGTTTCTTCCTTTCTGGGGAAAACGGATGTGTAA
- the LOC117944399 gene encoding uncharacterized protein LOC117944399 isoform X2: protein MNIWSSKLHLATWTVMSFLCVFSDEVMVRDSDLKLCEKDKRVCVTDLRDCAPQPPASIQKTLNMSCCYQISQSSITCEWSQEFNSYTEPDVSLIFSSEDTIISCQGIFNPAAVLNVTARIKNYMMGREVWSQPHTVFLYDAVKPSQPVLTVLGSTEDSIVVSWRSNVGNGCCRLCYRVDNTHTWTQVPGYVPARRDETLTYTIRDLLTFTVYRAAVACREDSGIWSDWSSDVSTRTLDRVPSKPPEVCYRVETTDSGGSFLLHLMWKELDLRDAGGRVLGYQVSYKPVKKQQLQERIIQNVTDVTAFLVVEEGNCSVTVTAFNTAGCGPAAHLRIDTQARNTLPSVTSLWVSSSFPAINGLLVQWESPTASPSVPPVSHLAVQWRHETRPSTSRWTTEDNKITSTVIQALMEPVQLKVGGVTKTTVTVVWVWQRKAGPIRVNRYRVMLTKESESKTLSLWPPQWQLTFNNLEPNTEYSLLLLADDVSRNIIPVRTDFDEMPAVATATPLLLLAVIVFITSILSRTVYKSYFFPPISSPQGSTAGQWLMDPNHLKTAERNLLDIEAFQVTDILGQKSLITVCPDSQPSSEDLRGDTSLLSISHLIIKPSSLELDPDYISDAPVITEDRLVSLQSYHADYTVSCHLPDTVCLNKDSCVADTALLHQTHEGNSYFPQKKEESGFSRETALKCNFCEFIPNSHCAYQLACEAEYVSSFLGKTDV from the exons ATGAACATTTGGTCTTCAAAACTGCACCTTGCTACGTGGACTGTGATGagcttcctctgtgtgttttctgatg aggTGATGGTGAGGGACTCTGACTTGAAGCTGTGTGAGAAGGACAAGCGAGTGTGTGTCACTGACCTCAGAGACTGTGCCCCTCAACCTCCTGCATCTATACAGA AGACGCTGAACATGTCCTGTTGCTACCAGATATCACAGAGCTCCATAACATGTGAGTGGAGTCAGGAGTTTAACAGCTACACTGAGCCTGACGTTTCTCTCATCTTCAGCAG cgaAGATACAATCATATCTTGTCAGGGAATCTTCAACCCAGCAGCTGTCCTCAACGTAACCGCCAGGATCAAAAACTACATGATGGGAAGGGAGGTCTGGTCCCAGCCtcatactgtatttctttatgATGCAG TCAAACCTTCTCAGCCTGTATTAACTGTACTTGGCTCCACTGAGGACTCTATTGTTGTGTCTTGGAGAAGCAATGTTGGCAACGGCTGTTGTCGGCTTTGCTATAGAGTCGACAACACTCACACATGGACCCAG GTTCCGGGTTATGTTCCTGCACGTCGAGATGAGACACTGACCTACACAATCAGAGACCTCCTGACGTTTACCGTCTACAGAGCTGCTGTGGCCTGCAGAGAGGACTCCGGCATCTGGAGCGACTGGAGTTCTGACGTCAGCACGAGGACGCTGGACAGAG TGCCCTCCAAGCCTCCAGAGGTGTGTTACAGAGTGGAGACAACAGACTCTGGTGGATCTTTTCTCCTTCATCTCATGTGGAAG GAACTTGACCTCCGTGATGCCGGAGGTCGTGTCCTTGGATACCAGGTGAGCTACAAGCCAGTGAAGAAGCAGCAACTGCAGGAAAgaataattcaaaatgttacgGACGTAACGGCGTTCCTGGTGGTGGAAGAGGGGAACTGCAGTGTCACAGTTACCGCTTTCAATACGGCCGGCTGTGGACCTGCCGCGCATCTCAGGATTGACACACAAGCCCGGAACA CTCTCCCGTCAGTCACAAGCTTGTGGGTGTCCAGTTCTTTCCCTGCTATAAATGGCCTGTTGGTCCAATGGGAGAGTCCCACAGCCTCGCCCTCTGTCCCGCCTGTCAGTCATCTTGCTGTCCAGTGGCGCCATGAGACTCGTCCATCCACCAGCCGCTGGACCACAGAGGACAACAAAATCACCTCCACTGTCATACAAG cACTGATGGAGCCGGTCCAACTGAAGGTGGGGGGCGTGACCAAAACCACAGTGACAGTGGTGTGGGTGTGGCAGAGGAAGGCTGGACCAATCAGAGTCAACAGATACAGAGTCATGCTGACAAAAGAATCAGAGAGCAAAA CGCTGTCTTTGTGGCCACCCCAATGGCAGCTCACCTTTAACAACCTGGAACCCAACACTGAGTATTCCCTTCTCCTATTGGCTGATGATGTTTCTAGAAACATCATCCCTGTGAGGACAGACTTTG ATGAGATGCCAGCGGTGGCTACAGCGACTCCTCTGTTGCTGCTGGCTGTCATTGTGTTCATCACCTCTATCCTGTCCAGGACTGT GTACAAGTCGTACTTCTTCCCCCCCATCTCCAGCCCCCAGGGCAGTACGGCAGGCCAGTGGCTGATGGACCCAAACCACCTG AAAACTGCAGAGAGAAACCTCCTGGATATTGAGGCGTTCCAAGTGACAGACATACTCGGACAGAAGAGTCTCATCACGGTCTGTCCGGACTCCCAGCCCTCCTCAGAGGACCTACGTGGAGACACCTCTCTGCTATCGATCAGCCACCTCATCATCAAACCGTCAAGCCTAGAACTGGACCCAGACTATATTTCCGATGCTCCCGTGATCACAGAGGACCGGCTGGTTTCTCTCCAGTCCTACCACGCTGACTACACAGTGAGCTGCCACCTTCCTGACACAGTTTGCCTAAATAAGGACAGCTGTGTGGCCGACACGGCTCTGCTGCATCAGACACATGAAGGCAACAGCTACTTTCCtcagaaaaaggaagagagtgGTTTTTCTAGGGAAACTGCactgaaatgtaatttttgtgaATTCATTCCAAACAGTCATTGTGCTTATCAGTTAGCCTGTGAAGCTGAGTATGTTTCTTCCTTTCTGGGGAAAACGGATGTGTAA
- the nudt12 gene encoding peroxisomal NADH pyrophosphatase NUDT12: MTSLQLTAKEDMLERFLDASARGDLTQVSTLLSHVPSLINQTGYSGWTGLMLAARNGHYNVVEALLSHGCDKFSVNSSSQTAYDIAKFWGHRHISNLLGRTDDGSRRVLPGSDTHRQENYFSRETLDRLSAKRTDAVWLEAKQSDLDTVYVLFSNLSPMVCSSQEDDNAGGETKLCRFRYEAVRDLLQKPATVLIFLGVEKRKTLSSSSSQKVDGDQEPPAWFAINTDEVAAELLKRCRERNCSFPKTPNRDLLKLSEEEAGVVAQARSVLAWHSRYSFCPTCGSSTKLEEGGYKRSCLNLDCRSLKGVHNTCYPRVDPVVIMLVIHPDGNQCLLGRKKIFPVGMFSCLAGFVEPGEVMEEAVRREVEEESGVKVGPVQYVSCQPWPMPSNLMIGCLAVAISTDIKVDENEIEEARWFPRQQVIESFRGANPALIIPPRQTIAHQLIRHWISMNSNL; this comes from the exons ATGACGAGTCTCCAGCTGACTGCCAAGGAGGACATGTTGGAGAGGTTTCTGGATGCTTCAGCCAGAGGAGACCTGACCCAGGTGTCCACGCTGCTGTCCCACGTCCCCTCGCTCATCAACCAGACGGGATACAGTGGCTGGACGGGGCTGATGCTCGCCGCTCGCAACGGACACTACAATGTGGTGGAGGCGCTGCTGTCGCATGG CTGCGACAAGTTCTCAGTGAACAGCTCGTCACAGACTGCATACGATATCGCCAAGTTCTGGGGCCATAGACACATCTCCAACCTGCTGGGCCGGACGGACGACGGCAGCCGGAGAGTCCTGCCGGGCTCCGACACCCACCGGCAGGAGAACTACTTCAGCAGAGAGACGCTGGACCGGCTCAGTGCCAAGAGGACAGACGCGGTCTGGTTGGAGGCTAAGCAGAGTGACCTAGACACAGTCTACGTCCTGTTCTCCAACCTCAGCCCCATGGTCTGCAGCTCCCAAGAGGACGACAACGCAGGG GGTGAGACCAAGCTGTGTCGGTTCAGATATGAGGCGGTCAGAGACCTTCTCCAGAAACCTGCGACTGTGCTCATCTTCCTCGGAgtggagaagaggaaaacactctcctcctcctcgtctcaGAAAGTGGATGGCGACCAAGAGCCTCCTGCTTGGTTTGCCATCAACACCGATGAAGTTGCTGCCGAACTTCTCAAACGCTGCAGAGAAAGGAACTGCTCCTTCCCAAAGACGCCCAACAGAGACCTGCTGAAGCTCAGTGAGGAAGAGGCCG GAGTTGTGGCCCAGGCTCGGTCGGTGTTGGCCTGGCACAGCCGCTACAGCTTCTGCCCGACGTGTGGCAGCAGCACCAAGCTGGAGGAGGGAGGATACAAGAGGAGCTGCCTAAACCTTGACTGCAGGAGTCTGAAGGGGGTTCACAACACGTGCTATCCACGAGTCG accCCGTGGTCATCATGCTGGTGATCCACCCGGATGGAAACCAGTGTTTACTGGGAAGGAAGAAGATCTTTCCGGTTGGCATGTTCTCCTGTCTGGCTGGATTCGTAGAGCCTG GGGAGGTGATGGAGGAGGCGGTGAGgagggaggtggaggaagagagcGGCGTGAAGGTGGGACCGGTTCAGTACGTCTCCTGCCAGCCCTGGCCGATGCCTTCTAATCTCATGATTGGCTGCCTCGCTGTCGCCATATCAACTGACATCAAAGTAGACGAGAATGAGATCGAGGAAGCTCGGTGGTTCCCACGACAACAG GTGATCGAATCATTCAGAGGAGCGAATCCGGCCTTGATCATCCCTCCCAGACAGACCATCGCCCACCAGCTGATCAGACACTGGATCAGCATGAACTCTAACCTCTAA